Proteins from one Triticum aestivum cultivar Chinese Spring chromosome 7A, IWGSC CS RefSeq v2.1, whole genome shotgun sequence genomic window:
- the LOC123147503 gene encoding succinate dehydrogenase [ubiquinone] iron-sulfur subunit 1, mitochondrial isoform X2, with translation MAAAALLRRSPAARALLSPALSSRLVASKPHSSSPAPPPPSSKPASTKTFSIYRWDPDSPSTKPHLKDYKVDLSDCGPMVLDALLKIKNEQDPSLTFRRSCREGICGSCAMNIDGDNGLACLTKISSEAAGASTISPLPHMFVVKDLVVDMTNFYNQYKSVEPWLKRKDPPSAGGKEIYQSKADRAKLDGMYECILCACCSTSCPSYWWNPEEYLGPAALLHANRWIQDSRDEFTKERLDSINDEFKLYRCHTIKNCTHACPKGLNPAKQIDTIKKLQLGA, from the exons atggccgccgccgccctcctccgccgctcgccggcggcgCGCGCCCTCCTttcgccggccctctcctcccgcCTCGTCGCCTCCAAGCCCCACTCCTcatcccccgcgccgccgccgccctcgtcgaaGCCCGCCAGCACCAAGACCTTCTCGATCTACCGCTGGGACCCCGACTCCCCGTCGACCAAGCCCCACCTCAAGGACTACAAGGTGGACCTCTCCGACTGCGGCCCCATGGTGCTCGACGCGCTCCTCAAGATCAAGAACGAGCAGGACCCATCCCTCACCTTCCGCCGGAGCTGCCGTGAGGGCATCTGCGGCAGCTGCGCCATGAACATCGACGGCGACAACGGGCTGGCCTGCCTCACCAAGATCTCCTCGGAGGCGGCCGGGGCCTCCACGATCTCGCCGCTCCCCCACATGTTCGTCGTCAAGGACCTCGTCGTCGACATGACCAACTTCTACAACCAGTACAAGAGCGTGGAGCCGTGGCTCAAGCGCAAGGACCCGCCGTCGGCCGGTGGGAAGGAGATCTACCAGTCCAAGGCCGACCGCGCCAAGCTTGATGGCATGTACGAGTGCATCCTCTGCGCCTGCTGCTCCACATCCTGCCCGTCCTACTGGTGGAACCCAGAGGAGTATCTCGGCCCTGCCGCACTGCTCCATGCCAACAG GTGGATCCAAGACAGCCGTGATGAGTTCACAAAGGAGCGCCTCGACTCCATCAACGACGAGTTCAAGCTGTACCGCTGCCACACCATCAAGAACTGCACGCATGCCTGCCCCAAGGGGCTCAACCCGGCGAAGCAGATCGACACAATAAAGAAGCTGCAGCTCGGAGCCTGA
- the LOC123147503 gene encoding succinate dehydrogenase [ubiquinone] iron-sulfur subunit 1, mitochondrial isoform X1, with protein MAAAALLRRSPAARALLSPALSSRLVASKPHSSSPAPPPPSSKPASTKTFSIYRWDPDSPSTKPHLKDYKVDLSDCGPMVLDALLKIKNEQDPSLTFRRSCREGICGSCAMNIDGDNGLACLTKISSEAAGASTISPLPHMFVVKDLVVDMTNFYNQYKSVEPWLKRKDPPSAGGKEIYQSKADRAKLDGMYECILCACCSTSCPSYWWNPEEYLGPAALLHANRLPLWGTLMKPKPSMLPLWGAVMKPKPSMFMHVQARGYHGVSVSEKRNLRDHKRRILAAKYELRGKLYKAVCRDPELPSDMRDKFRYKLSKLPRNSNMTRLRNRCIFTGRSRGVYQKFRMSRIVFRTLANKGELMGVKKASW; from the exons atggccgccgccgccctcctccgccgctcgccggcggcgCGCGCCCTCCTttcgccggccctctcctcccgcCTCGTCGCCTCCAAGCCCCACTCCTcatcccccgcgccgccgccgccctcgtcgaaGCCCGCCAGCACCAAGACCTTCTCGATCTACCGCTGGGACCCCGACTCCCCGTCGACCAAGCCCCACCTCAAGGACTACAAGGTGGACCTCTCCGACTGCGGCCCCATGGTGCTCGACGCGCTCCTCAAGATCAAGAACGAGCAGGACCCATCCCTCACCTTCCGCCGGAGCTGCCGTGAGGGCATCTGCGGCAGCTGCGCCATGAACATCGACGGCGACAACGGGCTGGCCTGCCTCACCAAGATCTCCTCGGAGGCGGCCGGGGCCTCCACGATCTCGCCGCTCCCCCACATGTTCGTCGTCAAGGACCTCGTCGTCGACATGACCAACTTCTACAACCAGTACAAGAGCGTGGAGCCGTGGCTCAAGCGCAAGGACCCGCCGTCGGCCGGTGGGAAGGAGATCTACCAGTCCAAGGCCGACCGCGCCAAGCTTGATGGCATGTACGAGTGCATCCTCTGCGCCTGCTGCTCCACATCCTGCCCGTCCTACTGGTGGAACCCAGAGGAGTATCTCGGCCCTGCCGCACTGCTCCATGCCAACAG GCTTCCGCTGTGGGGGACGCTAATGAAACCGAAACCCAGCATGCTTCCGCTGTGGGGGGCGGTAATGAAACCAAAACCCAGCATGTTCATGCACGTCCAAGCTCGAGGATACCATGGGGTCTCAGTCTCAGAGAAGAGAAACTTGCGGGATCACAAACGTAGAATTCTTGCAGCAAAATATGAGCTGAGAGGAAAGCTTTATAAGGCTGTCTGTAGGGACCCTGAACTTCCATCAGATATGCGGGATAAGTTTCGCTATAAGTTGTCCAAGCTGCCAAGAAATAGTAACATGACACGTCTTAGAAACCGCTGTATTTTCACGGGCCGCTCTCGTGGTGTCTACCAGAAATTCCGCATGTCTCGTATCGTGTTCCGCACCTTGGCAAACAAGGGTGAACTGATGGGTGTTAAGAAAGCGTCTTGGTAG